The following coding sequences are from one uncultured Desulfobacter sp. window:
- the uvrB gene encoding excinuclease ABC subunit UvrB has product MGLFNLVSPYGPAGDQPKAIDYLVQGVEADEKYQVLLGVTGSGKTFSMANIINRVEKPSLIIAPNKTLAAQLYNEFKMLFPDNCVEYFVSYYDYYQPEAYIPSSDTYIQKDSSINELIDKMRHSATRSVLARKDVIVVASVSCIYGLGAPEEYLDLRVTLERDMDISREDVIRKFVDIQYTRNDVDFHRGTFRVRGDRLEIFPAYEEDKAVRIDFFGDTIEEISEIDGLKGTVLNRFDQMSIYPASHYVTNKKTRKQAVESIVAELKERLAFLNDQNRLVEAQRLEERTRYDLEMLEEIGYCNGIENYSRHLTGRAPGQPPPTLLDYMDNDFLLFFDESHISVGQLGAMYKADRSRKETLVKHGFRLPSAVDNRPLKFEEFKDLVPRTIFVSATPGDYEMEKAGVRVAEQIVRPTGLLDPPVEIRDATTQVDDLYQEILKRVEAQERVLVTTLTKRMAEDLTDYYSDLGLKVKYLHSDIGTVERIDIIQDLRRGLFDVLIGINLLREGLDIPEVSLVAILDADKEGFLRSFRSFIQIFGRAARNAYGRVIMYAEKETGSMKKALGETERRRKIQQAYNQAHGITPATINKKINSFDYTMADMNANTVEAAVNEELRAYDAEELNLDDVIQDLEAKMNEAAENLEFEQAAQYRDKILELKKIKTAQP; this is encoded by the coding sequence ATGGGACTGTTTAATCTGGTGTCTCCCTACGGCCCGGCCGGGGATCAGCCAAAGGCCATTGACTATCTGGTTCAGGGGGTAGAAGCCGATGAAAAATATCAGGTGCTTTTGGGGGTGACCGGGTCGGGAAAAACCTTTTCCATGGCCAATATCATCAACCGGGTGGAAAAGCCCAGCCTGATCATTGCGCCCAACAAGACCCTGGCTGCCCAGCTTTACAATGAGTTTAAGATGCTGTTCCCGGACAACTGCGTGGAGTATTTTGTTTCCTATTATGATTATTACCAGCCCGAAGCCTATATCCCCTCTTCGGATACCTATATCCAGAAGGATTCTTCCATCAATGAACTGATCGATAAGATGCGGCACTCGGCCACCCGGAGCGTCCTGGCCCGCAAAGATGTGATCGTGGTGGCATCGGTCTCGTGCATTTACGGCCTGGGTGCGCCCGAGGAGTATCTGGACCTGCGGGTGACTTTGGAGCGGGATATGGATATTTCCCGGGAGGATGTGATCCGTAAATTTGTGGATATCCAGTACACCCGCAATGACGTGGATTTCCACCGGGGCACTTTCCGGGTCCGGGGCGATCGGCTGGAGATCTTCCCGGCCTACGAGGAAGATAAGGCCGTGCGCATTGACTTTTTTGGTGATACCATTGAAGAGATCAGCGAAATTGATGGCCTGAAAGGTACGGTGCTCAACCGGTTTGACCAGATGTCCATCTACCCGGCCTCCCATTACGTGACCAATAAAAAGACCCGGAAACAGGCCGTGGAAAGTATTGTGGCCGAACTCAAAGAACGTCTGGCCTTTTTGAATGACCAGAATCGGCTGGTGGAGGCCCAGCGCCTGGAAGAACGCACCCGGTACGATCTTGAGATGCTGGAAGAAATCGGGTACTGCAACGGCATTGAAAACTATTCCCGGCACCTCACCGGTCGCGCGCCGGGCCAGCCGCCGCCCACGCTTCTGGATTATATGGATAATGATTTTCTGCTCTTTTTTGACGAAAGCCATATTTCGGTGGGTCAGCTTGGGGCCATGTACAAGGCGGACCGGTCCCGGAAAGAGACCCTGGTTAAACACGGGTTCCGTCTGCCCTCTGCCGTGGATAACCGGCCCCTGAAATTCGAAGAGTTCAAGGATTTGGTGCCTCGGACCATATTTGTGTCGGCCACCCCCGGAGACTATGAGATGGAAAAGGCTGGCGTCCGGGTCGCCGAGCAGATTGTCCGGCCCACCGGGCTGCTTGATCCTCCGGTGGAAATCCGGGATGCCACAACCCAGGTGGATGACCTGTACCAGGAGATCCTTAAACGGGTGGAGGCCCAGGAGCGCGTGCTGGTGACCACATTGACCAAACGCATGGCAGAGGATCTTACCGATTACTATTCGGATCTGGGACTCAAGGTAAAATACCTGCATTCGGACATCGGTACGGTGGAGCGCATTGACATCATCCAGGACCTTCGACGGGGCCTGTTTGATGTACTCATCGGAATAAATCTTCTGCGAGAAGGCCTGGACATCCCGGAAGTGTCCCTTGTAGCCATTTTAGATGCGGACAAAGAGGGCTTTTTACGCTCTTTCCGCTCCTTTATCCAGATTTTCGGCCGGGCAGCCCGTAACGCCTATGGCCGGGTCATCATGTATGCCGAAAAAGAGACCGGCTCCATGAAAAAGGCCCTGGGGGAAACCGAACGCCGCCGCAAGATCCAGCAAGCCTACAACCAGGCCCACGGTATTACACCCGCCACCATCAATAAAAAGATCAACAGCTTTGATTACACCATGGCCGACATGAATGCCAATACGGTTGAGGCGGCTGTAAACGAGGAACTCAGAGCCTATGATGCCGAGGAGCTGAATCTGGACGATGTGATCCAAGATCTTGAGGCAAAAATGAACGAAGCCGCTGAAAATCTGGAATTTGAGCAGGCTGCACAATATCGGGACAAAATTCTCGAGTTGAAAAAGATCAAAACAGCCCAACCATGA
- a CDS encoding CoA-binding protein: protein MEEKKETVAVVGASPLKERYSNQAQNMLAEYGHTPVPVAPRHETIEGKTVYHALSDIPEPIDTVTMYVGPARQNQVIDQILDIKPHRVIFNPGTENPPAYEKLKSAGITVQEACTLVLLRTNQYTKPFNP, encoded by the coding sequence ATGGAAGAAAAAAAAGAGACCGTTGCGGTCGTCGGCGCAAGTCCTTTGAAGGAGAGATATTCCAATCAGGCCCAGAATATGCTGGCAGAGTACGGCCACACCCCTGTACCCGTCGCCCCCAGACACGAAACCATTGAGGGCAAAACCGTTTATCATGCGCTGTCTGATATTCCCGAGCCCATTGATACGGTGACCATGTATGTTGGTCCGGCCCGGCAGAACCAGGTGATTGATCAGATCCTGGACATCAAACCCCATCGGGTCATCTTCAATCCCGGCACGGAAAATCCCCCGGCCTACGAAAAACTCAAATCCGCCGGAATCACAGTCCAGGAGGCCTGCACCCTGGTGCTTTTGAGAACCAACCAGTATACGAAACCCTTTAATCCTTAA
- a CDS encoding diguanylate cyclase encodes MKKSSEKKKERILLVEDDLAFGKGLVNALESEIKEPVVWAKTLEETLPCLDGKQYYSSAVLDFVLPDATNGEIIDIVTQKGIPSIVFTSCVSSELRKFVWSKRIVDYIVKNDQNSLGYLLSSLKKLRENKNHIILIVDDSSFFRSVISDLLYMHQYKLITVTNGKDALEALTHYPGIKLVITDFNMPEMDGCLLCKTIRETFKKEELAIIGMSSERDETMAAQFIKSGANDFIIKQSFIREEFYCRVAQCIENVCLIEQTKLAAMTDYLTGLYNRRLFFEKGKKLFLSSREADRCLCCAMIDIDHFKKINDAYGHDAGDVVLQKLAEIFKNFVKQNELLARLGGEEFCILISGRDGEDKNLFRTQIGERFNALRSLIQTQKITYGDANQKLAVTISIGISFNTDKDLSYMLKLADDKLYCSKRSGRNLITITG; translated from the coding sequence ATGAAGAAGTCATCTGAAAAAAAAAAAGAGAGAATACTATTGGTCGAGGATGACCTGGCTTTTGGGAAAGGGCTTGTTAATGCTCTTGAATCGGAAATTAAAGAACCTGTTGTCTGGGCAAAGACTTTGGAAGAAACGCTTCCCTGTTTAGATGGGAAGCAATACTATTCTTCAGCCGTTCTCGATTTTGTGCTTCCAGATGCCACAAATGGTGAAATTATTGATATTGTGACTCAGAAAGGTATTCCGTCAATTGTTTTTACAAGTTGTGTAAGTTCAGAATTAAGAAAATTTGTCTGGTCTAAAAGAATCGTGGATTACATTGTGAAAAATGACCAGAACAGTCTGGGTTACCTTTTATCATCACTTAAAAAATTGAGGGAAAATAAGAATCATATCATTCTAATTGTAGATGATTCTTCTTTCTTTCGTAGCGTTATTTCTGATCTTTTATATATGCATCAATACAAGCTCATCACTGTTACAAACGGCAAGGATGCCCTTGAAGCTTTAACACATTACCCTGGAATTAAGTTGGTAATTACGGATTTTAATATGCCTGAAATGGATGGGTGTCTTTTGTGTAAAACCATCCGCGAAACCTTTAAAAAAGAAGAGCTTGCTATTATTGGAATGTCCTCGGAAAGAGACGAAACCATGGCTGCTCAGTTTATTAAAAGTGGTGCCAATGATTTTATTATTAAACAATCATTTATTAGAGAAGAATTTTATTGTCGTGTCGCCCAGTGTATTGAAAATGTTTGTTTAATTGAACAAACTAAATTGGCTGCAATGACAGATTATCTCACAGGCCTTTATAATCGCAGGTTGTTTTTTGAAAAGGGGAAAAAACTATTCTTGTCATCTCGGGAGGCTGATCGGTGTTTGTGCTGTGCAATGATTGACATTGATCATTTTAAAAAGATCAATGATGCCTATGGCCATGATGCAGGTGATGTGGTTCTTCAAAAGTTGGCGGAAATATTTAAAAATTTTGTAAAACAGAATGAGTTGTTAGCTCGACTGGGCGGAGAAGAGTTTTGTATTTTGATATCCGGTCGGGATGGGGAAGATAAAAATCTTTTTCGAACTCAAATTGGGGAGCGATTTAATGCCTTAAGATCCCTTATTCAAACCCAAAAAATAACTTATGGTGATGCAAATCAAAAATTGGCGGTGACAATTAGTATCGGTATCTCCTTTAATACAGATAAAGATTTGTCATACATGCTGAAATTGGCGGATGATAAGCTTTATTGTTCAAAACGAAGTGGGCGGAATTTAATAACCATAACTGGATGA